From one Lycium ferocissimum isolate CSIRO_LF1 chromosome 5, AGI_CSIRO_Lferr_CH_V1, whole genome shotgun sequence genomic stretch:
- the LOC132056033 gene encoding protein STICHEL-like 2 yields MDGRRHSVDVPISKTLVALRRVKSLRDPTTNSISKFSTMVDKLNWETNSNNAITLGFENRQEVGYNEPNGFSLYANLEDYVGDQELNCNMGNCKPQLISPQMEPWNGNVEMSNLCKPNEIERGNKSSSKRLGHPYRDQGMAMTCTTPFDALEEGTGSSKESIGAVQAKDVAYYSTKKNCKHKKHTRSSRTAAGDILSRVGSPYFSLSDAPIESSNHAISLYGNEDVDNVDSDHGGCGISSCWLGTPKFRGSSPLEERPLLSAGIGDTLLALQRRSWTRDNNGVASHSESPRNLSQKFRPKSFTEMVGQNVVSRSLLNAISIGRINPFYLFHGPRGTGKTCASRIFAAALNCLSPDAEKPCGLCRDCVLYFSGRSKDVREVDSLKINKMERVRLIIKNAVAPPVSSKFKIFIIDECHLLREETWTSILNHLEELSRHVIFIMITPDLDKLPRSAVSRSQKYHFSKIKELDISTRLREICEDEGLDFNQDALDFIACKSNGSLRDGEIMLEQLSLLGKRITMPLVYELIGAVSDDELLELLHLALSSDTSNTVKRARELMRSRIDPMQLVSQLANLIMDILAGKCQTSACEVKDRLFSGHISEAEKQQLSHALKVLSETEKQLRVSKNQTTWLTAALLQLSSVSSSVDAKDGNSCLRTVYEQDPDGNLCSTSSTSESLKHLTSCACESIESCKKGMQDDKETLASIWYRAVEMCESNSLANFLRRGKLSSICLKQGRSFHALHVYCIRSSALPSQ; encoded by the exons ATGGATGGGAGACGGCATTCGGTTGATGTTCCCATATCGAAAACGCTGGTTGCACTTAGAAGAGTGAAGTCACTTAGGGATCCAACCACAAATTCGATAAGCAAGTTCTCCACAATGGTTGATAAGTTGAATTGGGAAACAAATTCAAATAATGCTATTACTTTAGGATTTGAAAATAGACAAGAAGTAGGCTACAATGAACCAAATGGCTTCTCTTTGTATGCCAACCTGGAGGACTATGTAGGTGATCAGGAACTTAACTGCAATATGGGGAACTGCAAACCACAGTTGATTTCGCCTCAAATGGAGCCTTGGAACGGTAATGTCGAAATGTCTAACCTATGCAAACCAAATGAGATAGAAAGAGGAAATAAATCATCAAGTAAAAGATTAGGTCATCCTTACAGGGATCAAGGAATGGCAATGACTTGTACAACACCTTTTGATGCCTTGGAGGAGGGCACCGGTTCCAGTAAAGAATCAATTGGAGCAGTGCAGGCGAAAGATGTAGCTTattattcaacaaaaaagaattGCAAACATAAAAAACATACTAGATCATCTAGAACAGCAGCTGGTGATATCTTGAGTCGTGTAGGTAGTCCCTACTTTTCATTAAGCGATGCTCCAATCGAAAGCTCAAACCATGCGATTTCACTATATGGAAATGAAGATGTTGACAATGTGGATTCTGATCACGGTGGATGTGGAATTAGCTCTTGCTGGTTAGGCACCCCTAAATTTAGGGGATCAAGTCCTCTTGAAGAGAGACCACTTCTGTCTGCAGGAATAGGTGACACACTCTTAGCTCTACAAAGAAGAAGCTGGACGAGAGATAACAATGGAGTTGCTTCACACTCAGAAAGTCCTAGAAATCTCAGTCAAAAGTTCAGGCCAAAATCATTCACTGAAATGGTTGGACAGAACGTGGTATCAAGGTCTCTGTTGAATGCAATCTCGATTGGGCGGATAAATCCATTCTACCTGTTTCATGGTCCTCGTGGTACGGGAAAAACATGCGCGTCAAGAATATTTGCAGCCGCATTAAATTGTCTTTCTCCTGATGCTGAGAAACCATGTGGCCTCTGTAGAGATTGTGTTCTGTATTTCTCAGGAAGAAGCAAGGATGTTAGAGAAGTAGATTCCttgaaaatcaataaaatgGAGAGAGTTAGATTAATTATCAAGAATGCAGTGGCACCTCCTGTTTCATCCAAATTTAAGATTTTTATAATTGATGAGTGCCACTTATTGCGAGAGGAAACATGGACTAGCATTTTAAATCACCTGGAAGAACTATCTCGCCATGTGATATTCATAATGATCACCCCTGACCTTGATAAGCTGCCTCGTAGTGCAGTATCACGGTCCCAGAAGTatcatttttccaaaataaaagaaCTTGATATTTCTACTAGGTTACGTGAAATTTGTGAAGATGAAGGACTCGATTTTAATCAGGATGCTTTGGATTTCATTGCTTGTAAATCAAATGGCTCACTTCGAGATGGAGAGATAATGCTTGAACAGCTAAGTTTGCTTGGGAAAAGAATAACAATGCCTTTAGTCTATGAGCTA ATTGGAGCTGTCTCTGATGATGAGTTGCTAGAGTTGCTGCATCTGGCATTGTCATCTGACACTTCAAATACAGTTAAAAGAGCCAGAGAGCTAATGAGATCTAGAATAGATCCCATGCAATTGGTATCACAGCTGGCAAATCTAATAATGGACATTCTTGCTGGAAAATGTCAAACAAGTGCTTGTGAAGTCAAAGACAGGCTATTCAGCGGACACATTT CTGAAGCTGAGAAACAGCAACTTAGTCATGCACTCAAAGTACTCTCTGAGACTGAAAAACAATTGAGGGTGTCAAAAAATCAAACAACATGGCTGACTGCTGCGCTTCTACAGTTAAGCTCAGTGAGTTCTTCAGTCGATGCCAAAGATGGAAACTCATGCTTGAGAACGGTATACGAACAAG ATCCTGATGGTAATCTTTGTAGTACATCATCAACAAGTGAGAGTTTGAAGCACCTTACAAGTTGTGCATGTGAAAGCATCGAATCTTGCAAAAAGGGAATGCAGGATGATAAGGAAACTCTGGCGTCTATATGGTATAGAGCTGTTGAAATGTGCGAATCCAATTCACTTGCAAACTTTTTGAGAAGAGGGAAATTGTCATCAATTTGTCTTAAGCAAGGTAGGAgtttccatgctttacatgttTATTGCATCAGATCTTCAGCTTTGCCATCTCAGTGA